In one Choloepus didactylus isolate mChoDid1 chromosome 1, mChoDid1.pri, whole genome shotgun sequence genomic region, the following are encoded:
- the LOC119542533 gene encoding LOW QUALITY PROTEIN: pre-mRNA-splicing factor SYF2-like (The sequence of the model RefSeq protein was modified relative to this genomic sequence to represent the inferred CDS: substituted 1 base at 1 genomic stop codon) — MAAVTQVPVNSTEEEQPLTVAEELAAQKREQRLRKFRELHLKRNEARKLNHQEVMEEDKRLKLPANWEAKKARLEWELWEEERKKECAAKGEDYEKVKLLEISAEDAERWERKKKRKNPDLGFSDYAAAQLRQYHRLTKQIKPDMETYERLREKQGEEFFPTSNSLIHGTHVPSTEEIDRMVIDLEKQIEKXDKYSRRRPYNDDADIDYINERNAKFNKKAERFYGKYTAEIKQNLERGTAV; from the coding sequence ATGGCGGCAGTGACTCAGGTACCCGTAAACAGCACCGAGGAGGAGCAGCCCCTCACGGTGGCTGAGGAGCTGGCCGCCCAGAAGCGCGAACAGAGACTGCGCAAATTCCGGGAACTGCACCTGAAGCGGAATGAAGCTCGTAAATTAAATCACCAGGAAGTCATGGAGGAAGATAAAAGACTAAAGTTACCTGCAAATTGGGAAGCCAAAAAAGCTCGTTTGGAATGGGAACtgtgggaagaagaaaggaaaaaggaatgtgCAGCAAAAGGGGAAGACTATGAGAAAGTTAAATTGCTAGAGATCAGTGCAGAAGATGCAGAAagatgggagaggaaaaaaaagaggaaaaacccTGATCTGGGATTTTCAGATTATGCTGCTGCCCAGTTACGCCAGTATCATCGGTTGACCAAGCAGATCAAACCTGACATGGAAACATATGAGAGACTGAGAGAAAAGCAGGGAGAAGAGTTTTTCCCAACATCCAACAGTCTTATTCATGGAACACATGTGCCTTCCACTGAGGAAATTGATAGGATGGTCATAGATCtggaaaaacaaattgaaaaatgaGACAAATACAGCCGGAGACGTCCTTACAATGACGATGCAGATATCGACTACATTAATGAGAGGAATGCCAAGTTCAATAAGAAAGCTGAAAGATTCTATGGGAAATATACAgctgaaattaaacaaaacttgGAAAGAGGAACAGCTGTCTAA